One window from the genome of Diabrotica virgifera virgifera chromosome 6, PGI_DIABVI_V3a encodes:
- the LOC126886921 gene encoding piggyBac transposable element-derived protein 4-like: MADLNKAGPSGVKRRKTVKVRNEKNLSVEELMQFLYNSDSDEDYEDSDVDNFEIENVSEDSSGSDTEDDVLQNELNNTVADNPDVQITDNEWTETTSGMKQIPFTKRSGLLVDSPGDSAYDWFRLLFDDELLNMIVLQTNSYAVEVLSTSKGCDRSRISLWKELTISELLIFIGLTFHTGTIQLPSIQDYWKKNRLFSTCFSSYMSRDRYLLIMRCLHFAENVKENEPVPVDRLYKVRPLLDHFNNKMKTVYYPGKYLSLDESMILWKGKLVFKQYLPKKRHKYGVKLYMLTEADSTILDIHIYAGAGDATAGKSHTERVVLHLMRNFFDHGHSLHMDNYYNSYNLAKLLLDKNSFCTGTLRKDRKGCPKNVVDAKLKKGQTKSMYLNNVMVGKWRDKRDIIYISTEYKNEIVTVRNRRGDEKIKPLPIIQYNKYMGGVDLQDQMSSYYPPTRKTLRWYKKIGIHLFQLYLQNAHRLYNKYHGNNKMSYYKFRLSILEKLLPEKCQGTAVVTAEVAVTSGVNHTPSKIELHNERGKTLRKKCRTCNKNKIRKDTIYHCQECPDKPGLCLGKCFREYHVSI; the protein is encoded by the exons ATGGCTGATTTAAATAAAGCTGGACCTTCAGGCGTAAAAAGACGTAAGACCGTGAAAGtgagaaatgaaaaaaatctgAGTGTTGAGGAATTGATGCAGTTTTTATATAATTCAGACTCAGATGAAGATTATGAAGACTCTGATGTAGATAACT ttgaaattgaaaatgtttcgGAAGACTCTTCTGGAAGTGATACTGAGGATGATGTACTACAGAACGAGTTAAATAATACCGTTGCAGATAATCCTGACGTACAGATTACAGACAATGAATGGACCGAAACAACTAGCGGTATGAAACAAATTCCATTTACAAAAAGAAGTGGATTGTTAGTCGATAGTCCTGGTGATAGTGCGTACGATTGGTTTAGGCTGTTGTTTGACGATGAACTTTTAAATATGATTGTCTTACAAACTAACAGTTATGCAGTTGAAGTTCTTTCTACCAGCAAAGGATGTGACCGTTCAAGGATTTCCCTATGGAAGGAATTAACAATATCGGAATTGCTAATATTTATTGGATTAACCTTCCATACAGGAACAATCCAATTGCCTAGCATACAAGACTACTGGAAGAAAAATAGATTATTTTCGACTTGTTTTTCTTCATACATGAGTAGAGACCGCTATTTGCTTATAATGCGATGCCTTCATTTTGCCGaaaatgtaaaagaaaatgaaccaGTTCCAGTAGATCGACTATATAAGGTAAGACCCTTGCTAGATCATTTTAATAACAAAATGAAGACGGTATACTATCCAGGAAAGTATTTATCTCTAGACGAATCTATGATCTTGTGGAAAGGAAAACTGGTATTCAAGCAATATCTCCCTAAGAAACGACATAAGTATGGAGTAAAGCTTTATATGCTAACAGAAGCCGATTCAACAATTTTGGATATCCATATATATGCTGGTGCAGGTGATGCAACTGCTGGTAAGTCTCATACAGAAAGAGTGGTGCTACACCTAATGCGTAATTTTTTCGACCATGGACATTCGCTTCATATGGACAACTATTACAATAGTTATAACTTGGCCAAATTACTACTGGATAAAAATAGTTTTTGTACAGGCACTCTGAGAAAAGATAGGAAAGGCTGTCCAAAAAACGTCGTAGACGCAAAGTTAAAAAAAGGCCAGACCAAAAGTATGTACCTCAACAACGTAATGGTTGGAAAATGGCGAGACAAAAGAGATATCATTTACATTTCAACTGAATATAAAAATGAGATAGTAACCGTAAGAAATAGACGAGGGGATGAGAAAATTAAACCACTGCCAATCAttcaatataataaatatatgggCGGAGTAGATCTTCAAGACCAAATGTCTTCTTATTATCCGCCGACACGCAAAACTTTACGTTGGTACAAAAAAATTGGCATACATCTGTTTCAGCTATATTTGCAAAATGCTCATAGATTGTATAATAAGTACCACGGAAATAACAAAATGTCATATTATAAGTTTCGATTGTCAATACTTGAAAAGTTATTACCAGAAAAATGTCAAGGAACAGCAGTTGTAACGGCAGAAGTAGCAGTTACTTCGGGTGTAAACCACACACCTTCAAAAATTGAGTTACATAATGAACGTGGTAAAACTCTTAGAAAAAAATGTCGGAcatgcaataaaaataagatACGTAAGGATACTATTTATCATTGTCAAGAATGTCCCGATAAACCTGGCCTCTGCTTAGGCAAATGTTTCAGAGAATATCATGTATCAATATAG